A window from Plectropomus leopardus isolate mb chromosome 3, YSFRI_Pleo_2.0, whole genome shotgun sequence encodes these proteins:
- the tm2d1 gene encoding TM2 domain-containing protein 1, with protein MASCRRLLRCFRSGLWTLVFYCVYSHVWLVFAEEADSCDSLKLGQYLCKEPTIDEATQEPENCRDMTAWVECLPAPNISCRLSNGTEFRFSGEEVGFNKTIPCRNVSGYSYKVAVALSLFLGWLGADRFYLGYPALGLLKFCTVGFCGIGTLVDFILIAMQIVGPADGSNYIVDYYGARLTRLSITNQTYRKPHLSL; from the exons ATGGCGTCGTGTCGGAGGCTGCTGCGCTGTTTTCGCTCCGGTTTGTGGACTTTAGTCTTTTATTGCGTTTATTCTCACGTTTGGCTCGTTTTTGCGGAGGAGGCGGACAGCTGCGACAGCCTCAAGCTCGGACA GTATCTCTGCAAAGAGCCAACGATCGATGAAGCTACTCAGGAGCCCGAAAACTGCCGGGACATGACGGCCTGGG tggAGTGCCTCCCAGCTCCGAACATCAGCTGTCGGCTCTCTAACGGGACAGAGTTCAGGTTCAGCGGGGAGGAGGTGGGCTTCAACAAAACCATCCCCTGCAGGAACGT GAGCGGTTATTCTTATAAAGTCGCCGTGGCGTTGTCTCTGTTTCTGGGCTGGCTGGGAGCAGACCGCTTCTACCTGGGATACCCCGCCTTAG GTCTGCTGAAGTTCTGCACCGTTGGTTTCTGTGGAATCGGCACGCTGGTCGACTTCATACTGATCGCCATGCAG ATCGTGGGTCCAGCAGACGGATCGAACTACATTGTGGATTATTACGGCGCCCGGCTGACCCGCCTGTCCATCACCAACCAGACCTACAGGAAGCCACACCTCTCTCTGTga